The Delphinus delphis chromosome 10, mDelDel1.2, whole genome shotgun sequence genome includes a region encoding these proteins:
- the TUBB gene encoding tubulin beta chain: MREIVHIQAGQCGNQIGAKFWEVISDEHGIDPTGTYHGDSDLQLDRISVYYNEATGGKYVPRAILVDLEPGTMDSVRSGPFGQIFRPDNFVFGQSGAGNNWAKGHYTEGAELVDSVLDVVRKEAESCDCLQGFQLTHSLGGGTGSGMGTLLISKIREEYPDRIMNTFSVVPSPKVSDTVVEPYNATLSVHQLVENTDETYCIDNEALYDICFRTLKLTTPTYGDLNHLVSATMSGVTTCLRFPGQLNADLRKLAVNMVPFPRLHFFMPGFAPLTSRGSQQYRALTVPELTQQVFDAKNMMAACDPRHGRYLTVAAVFRGRMSMKEVDEQMLNVQNKNSSYFVEWIPNNVKTAVCDIPPRGLKMAVTFIGNSTAIQELFKRISEQFTAMFRRKAFLHWYTGEGMDEMEFTEAESNMNDLVSEYQQYQDATAEEEEDFGEEAEEEA, encoded by the exons atgagggaaatCGTGCACATCCAGGCCGGTCAGTGTGGCAATCAGATCGGTGCCAAG TTCTGGGAGGTGATCAGTGATGAACATGGCATCGACCCCACCGGCACCTATCATGGGGATAGCGACCTGCAGCTGGACCGCATCTCCGTGTACTACAATGAAGCCACAG GTGGCAAATATGTTCCTCGTGCTATCTTGGTGGATCTAGAACCCGGGACCATGGACTCTGTTCGCTCAGGGCCTTTTGGTCAGATCTTCAGACCAGACAACTTTGTTTTTG GTCAGTCTGGGGCAGGCAACAACTGGGCCAAGGGCCACTATACAGAGGGGGCCGAGCTGGTCGACTCGGTCCTGGATGTGGTTCGGAAGGAGGCTGAGAGCTGTGACTGCCTGCAGGGCTTCCAGCTGACCCACTCGCTGGGCGGGGGCACGGGCTCTGGAATGGGCACCTTGCTCATCAGCAAGATCCGTGAAGAGTATCCTGACCGCATCATGAACACCTTCAGTGTGGTGCCCTCACCCAAAGTGTCCGACACCGTGGTGGAGCCCTACAATGCCACCCTGTCCGTCCATCAGCTGGTGGAGAACACTGATGAGACCTACTGCATTGACAACGAGGCCCTTTACGACATCTGCTTCCGCACCCTCAAGCTGACCACGCCAACCTACGGGGACCTGAACCACCTCGTCTCGGCCACCATGAGTGGTGTCACCACCTGCCTTCGCTTCCCTGGCCAGCTCAATGCTGACCTCCGCAAGCTGGCAGTCAACATGGTGCCCTTCCCACGTCTCCACTTTTTCATGCCTGGCTTTGCTCCTCTAACCAGCCGTGGAAGCCAGCAGTATCGGGCCCTCACTGTGCCGGAGCTCACCCAGCAGGTCTTCGATGCCAAGAACATGATGGCTGCCTGTGACCCCCGCCATGGCCGGTACCTCACCGTGGCTGCTGTCTTCCGTGGGCGGATGTCCATGAAGGAGGTCGATGAGCAGATGCTCAACGTGCAGAACAAGAACAGCAGCTACTTCGTGGAATGGATCCCCAACAATGTCAAGACGGCCGTCTGCGACATCCCACCCCGTGGCCTCAAGATGGCGGTCACCTTCATTGGAAACAGCACAGCCATCCAGGAGCTGTTCAAGCGCATCTCAGAGCAGTTCACTGCCATGTTCCGCCGGAAGGCCTTCCTCCACTGGTACACAGGTGAGGGCATGGACGAGATGGAGTTCACCGAGGCTGAGAGCAACATGAACGACCTCGTCTCCGAGTACCAGCAGTACCAGGATGCCACcgcagaagaggaggaggatttCGGTGAGGAGGCCGAAGAGGAAGCCTAA